In one Rhinoraja longicauda isolate Sanriku21f chromosome 32, sRhiLon1.1, whole genome shotgun sequence genomic region, the following are encoded:
- the rbm7 gene encoding RNA-binding protein 7 produces MGVSDDANKTLFIGNLDMKVTEELLFELFLQAGPLFAVKIPKDKDGKSKQFAFVNFKHEESVHYGKDLLNGIQLYGRALKVQFRSGSSHESREGSQSQNSNTSPGPYQTSQFNNNRFATPQNVQRSFSTPDNLQRQVMVNNMWQQHARGGQQSYSSSIPQPSTNNRSTQQQTNRGMPSSSQVAPQNLANPNSHTTWNLEKTSGTHRQQAYCSYQSDNGHYTREAHFQDHNPDWHYRGNRESEYRQDQTSHHSRNWEHEYKAQREYSRDGRWRGNRQ; encoded by the exons ATGGGGGTATCGGACGATGCGAATAAGACGCTGTTTATCGGGAACTTGGACATGAAAGTGACGGAGGAGCTCCTGTTCGAGCTGTTCCTCCAG GCTGGCCCGCTATTTGCGGTAAAAATTCCTAAGGATAAAGACGGGAAATCAAAACAGTTCGCGTTCGTGAATTTTAAGCACGAGGAGTCGGTCCATTATGGGAAGGATTTGCTGAATGGAATCCAGCTGTATGGCAGGGCACTCAAAGTCCAGTTCAGATCAG GTAGTTCTCATGAATCTCGGGAAGGAAGCCAATCTCAGAATTCAAATACTTCTCCTGGCCCCTACCAGACTAGCCAGTTCAATAATAATCG ATTTGCCACTCCACAAAATGTGCAGAGATCATTTTCTACACCTGATAATCTTCAAAGGCAGGTCATG GTGAACAATATGTGGCAGCAGCATGCCAGGGGAGGGCAGCAGAGTTACAGTTCTTCGATACCCCAGCCAAGCACCAATAATCGTTCCACCCAGCAGCAAACAAATCGAGGTATGCCTTCTAGCTCGCAAGTGGCACCTCAGAATTTGGCCAATCCAAATTCACATACTACGTGGAATTTAGAAAAAACATCTGGCACCCACAGGCAACAAGCATATTGTTCTTATCAGTCTGACAATGGTCATTACACGCGAGAGGCTCACTTCCAGGATCACAATCCCGACTGGCACTATCGTGGAAACCGCGAGTCTGAGTACCGACAAGACCAAACTTCTCATCACAGCAGAAATTGGGAGCATGAATACAAGGCTCAAAGAGAGTACTCCAGAGATGGGAGATGGCGAGGAAATCGGCAGTAA